In one Sphingobacterium daejeonense genomic region, the following are encoded:
- a CDS encoding RagB/SusD family nutrient uptake outer membrane protein, with protein sequence MESLDILESDGKDRSAINELRGEAHFIRAIRLYHLSQLFCRPYASGTDNDGPGLPLRESSDLNATSFRVTVEQTYQYILENLSKAISFLPKKSASITRPGLDAAYALQAKVYLSMQNYEKALTAAEQSLEIHPDLLDYNELDPSPSIPFTLNNKELIYYAHNVSAGRLITQALANVDTLLYDLFEEDDLRKKLFFEPKKNGYMAFKGQYSANQRNLFAGLATDEVYLIKAECEARLGKTNECLSTLNTLLEKRWEKGKFQGIQSDSSERLLSMVLSERRKQLMFRGIRWGDLRRLNQETRFETVIRRRFPNIGEEYLLPPRDLRYTFLIPMKVIEFSGMEQNPR encoded by the coding sequence TTGGAATCCCTTGATATCTTGGAGTCTGATGGGAAAGACAGATCCGCCATTAACGAGCTCAGGGGTGAGGCCCATTTTATTCGAGCAATTCGACTATACCATCTTAGCCAATTGTTCTGCAGGCCTTATGCGTCCGGTACCGATAACGATGGACCCGGACTTCCATTGCGTGAGTCATCGGATCTCAATGCTACGTCCTTTCGAGTAACGGTGGAACAGACCTACCAATACATCTTGGAAAATTTATCCAAGGCTATTTCATTTCTGCCAAAAAAATCAGCCAGCATTACCCGACCCGGTCTTGATGCTGCGTACGCCCTTCAAGCTAAGGTTTATCTAAGTATGCAGAACTATGAAAAAGCCCTAACCGCAGCTGAGCAAAGCCTGGAAATCCACCCCGATCTGCTGGATTACAACGAGCTTGACCCCAGCCCTTCAATTCCTTTCACCCTTAATAATAAAGAATTGATATATTATGCGCATAATGTAAGTGCAGGGAGGTTAATTACACAGGCCCTGGCCAATGTCGATACGTTACTTTACGATCTTTTTGAAGAGGATGATCTGCGAAAGAAACTGTTTTTTGAACCTAAAAAGAACGGATATATGGCATTCAAAGGTCAGTATTCAGCCAATCAACGAAACCTTTTCGCAGGCTTGGCCACAGATGAGGTCTACCTTATAAAAGCTGAATGCGAAGCTAGGTTGGGTAAAACAAATGAATGTTTGTCCACATTGAATACCCTGTTGGAAAAAAGATGGGAGAAAGGAAAATTCCAGGGGATCCAATCCGACTCTTCGGAAAGATTATTGTCGATGGTTCTTTCAGAAAGAAGAAAACAGTTGATGTTCCGAGGAATCCGTTGGGGTGATTTGAGAAGACTGAATCAAGAAACCCGCTTTGAAACCGTCATTAGAAGAAGATTTCCAAACATCGGTGAAGAATATTTGTTACCTCCGAGAGATCTGCGCTATACATTTTTAATTCCTATGAAGGTGATTGAATTCTCAGGGATGGAACAGAATCCTAGATAA
- a CDS encoding helix-turn-helix domain-containing protein — translation MKFILTLPERTSKELLLKGIVDTVLMPLPCSEYIYLKGKRCQIKLASFDKDCLLIEHYIITSKEGYSLTIQSTTNVYVLLMLMKGSIAYSEKNGGNPIYLKDGETILLFARQDIYNIIFLDQEMELYTVSILDSLSPMLFHRNRLLLDFVAGSNNKKINGMKPHKMDNYFIMSLKSLLKVPKNSNSRYIHYLLVRFSKLLSAYKGLHGKYNIHRTIKKINQIQIDLLNNLATADTQFVQKLARKNGLSISKMERLFKERYGTTVRKFIQEKKLELISGLLIDTEISLLELSIMFKFSSISAMNRTFKKHSGTTMGKFRSHHRNLHIS, via the coding sequence ATGAAGTTTATACTTACCCTTCCAGAAAGAACTTCCAAAGAGCTCCTGCTCAAAGGAATTGTAGACACAGTACTGATGCCCTTGCCCTGTTCAGAGTACATCTACTTAAAAGGAAAACGTTGTCAGATAAAATTGGCAAGCTTTGATAAGGACTGCCTGTTGATAGAACATTATATCATTACCTCAAAAGAAGGTTATTCATTGACAATACAATCGACCACTAATGTATATGTCCTTCTGATGCTCATGAAAGGTTCGATTGCATATTCCGAAAAAAATGGTGGGAATCCAATATACCTAAAGGATGGTGAAACCATATTATTATTTGCACGCCAGGATATCTATAATATCATCTTTCTTGATCAGGAGATGGAGCTGTATACCGTTAGTATACTTGACTCGCTTTCTCCAATGCTCTTTCATAGGAACCGTCTGCTGCTAGATTTTGTTGCAGGTTCCAACAATAAAAAAATCAATGGAATGAAGCCTCACAAAATGGACAATTATTTCATCATGTCCTTAAAAAGTTTGCTAAAAGTTCCTAAAAACTCCAACTCCCGTTACATACATTATCTTTTGGTCCGATTCTCCAAGTTATTATCAGCTTATAAAGGATTGCACGGTAAATACAATATCCATCGTACAATAAAAAAAATCAATCAAATTCAAATTGACCTATTGAACAATTTAGCAACGGCCGACACACAATTCGTCCAAAAGTTAGCCAGAAAAAACGGTTTGTCCATCTCCAAAATGGAACGTCTGTTCAAAGAAAGGTATGGAACAACCGTCCGAAAGTTTATCCAAGAAAAGAAGCTCGAACTGATCTCCGGTCTATTGATAGACACTGAAATATCCCTGTTGGAACTTTCGATAATGTTTAAGTTCAGTTCCATCAGTGCCATGAACAGAACTTTCAAAAAACATTCCGGAACAACGATGGGCAAGTTCCGTTCCCATCATAGAAATCTACACATTTCGTAA
- a CDS encoding ATP/GTP-binding protein, whose protein sequence is MKRIVISGTYCTGKTTLSLALSFATGIPSTHAPTMREILPDLFPRKNLKQCSYPELLRLGMERFKNRLEAESGLTTGFISDGCPLQEWLYGSTRLVTGAYPNENKWSMLWKKIKNYRQYRDFELLMRGFEGLAKTYTKNNYDLFFHLPIEFPFVEDGHRPTSERFREESERMLINTYPTLNISPIYVTGTLENRLSIILDHLNIVSKITVEEAIMLSLKVKKDQFDRIALE, encoded by the coding sequence ATGAAGCGGATAGTTATCAGTGGAACCTACTGTACGGGCAAGACCACATTAAGCTTGGCTCTATCCTTCGCAACAGGGATTCCTTCAACACATGCACCAACCATGCGTGAAATCTTACCTGATCTGTTTCCACGGAAGAATCTTAAACAGTGTTCCTATCCTGAATTATTACGATTGGGCATGGAGCGTTTCAAGAATAGATTGGAAGCGGAAAGTGGATTAACCACAGGTTTCATCAGTGACGGCTGTCCTCTGCAGGAATGGCTCTATGGGAGCACTCGTTTGGTTACTGGAGCTTATCCCAATGAGAACAAGTGGTCGATGTTATGGAAGAAAATAAAGAACTACAGACAGTACAGAGATTTTGAATTGCTGATGAGAGGTTTTGAAGGTTTGGCAAAGACCTATACAAAAAACAATTACGACCTCTTTTTTCATCTTCCCATTGAATTTCCATTTGTTGAAGATGGACACCGTCCGACTTCTGAAAGATTCAGGGAGGAATCTGAAAGGATGCTCATAAATACTTATCCAACCCTTAATATTTCCCCGATATATGTCACCGGAACATTAGAAAATAGACTGAGTATAATTTTAGATCACCTTAATATAGTATCTAAGATAACTGTGGAAGAAGCGATAATGCTTTCATTAAAAGTGAAAAAAGATCAATTCGATCGTATAGCCCTTGAGTAG
- a CDS encoding AvrD family protein, with translation MEKYCTEIDSYLGKGDSRYFSQGFKHFEFDLHTVRLTEDGFTSVITASYKGPGRPRQENPHLGSMEYSAIALYLAEVHMVKISRLTRSELARAFPRNFQVKINKEITIASNPEEICVECHQLSSKLTLDSLNGRLTVLLVKIGRTTCRITLDHPGPSQVKLRENDWPIQDGTMYSRSYRDRNTEISEIKIDESQEKISCVMQPTPTLFQELSGLGTSFDHIILTDLIGTTGQLMQVLLFRLLKTEREKCPNIWLRSMDIKFERPEKRENYRAKVNLSDRKMLKMGDHTYHSFSVISKIANMDARFNVCHKIAYL, from the coding sequence ATGGAAAAATATTGCACAGAGATTGACAGCTATTTGGGAAAAGGAGATTCAAGGTATTTTTCTCAAGGGTTCAAACATTTTGAATTTGATCTGCACACGGTTAGATTAACAGAAGATGGTTTTACTTCAGTGATTACTGCATCATATAAGGGGCCGGGCAGGCCACGTCAGGAAAATCCCCATTTGGGCAGTATGGAATATTCCGCAATTGCACTTTATTTAGCTGAAGTACATATGGTGAAAATATCCAGATTGACGAGATCCGAACTTGCCAGGGCATTTCCAAGAAATTTCCAGGTCAAGATCAATAAAGAGATCACAATTGCTTCCAATCCTGAAGAGATCTGTGTGGAATGCCATCAATTGAGTTCCAAGTTGACACTGGATTCACTTAACGGGAGGCTTACGGTACTTCTTGTAAAGATCGGAAGGACGACCTGTAGGATCACTTTGGACCACCCGGGCCCTTCCCAGGTAAAGCTCAGGGAAAATGACTGGCCGATCCAAGATGGAACGATGTACAGCAGATCCTATCGAGATAGAAATACTGAAATATCAGAAATTAAAATAGATGAGAGTCAAGAAAAGATTTCCTGTGTCATGCAACCCACACCAACTCTTTTTCAAGAACTGAGCGGTCTGGGAACTTCATTTGACCATATAATATTGACAGATCTTATAGGGACTACTGGACAACTTATGCAAGTCCTGCTCTTTAGGTTATTGAAGACTGAAAGGGAAAAATGTCCGAATATTTGGCTGAGGTCAATGGATATCAAATTTGAAAGACCAGAAAAGAGGGAAAATTACAGGGCTAAGGTCAACCTTTCTGATAGAAAGATGCTCAAAATGGGAGACCATACATACCATTCGTTTTCTGTCATAAGTAAGATTGCAAATATGGATGCGAGGTTCAATGTTTGTCATAAAATTGCCTACTTATGA
- a CDS encoding toprim domain-containing protein yields MQVSMIPVYEPVKYPTEQEQKGYAFELVRTQPIGRNFVLTKYLEGRGILDIAHGYMQEIYYRNRLDIENKSIFYAIGWKNDQSGWEFTNAKGFKSSIGKKGISVIPGKPGHAVLFEGYMDCLSWLKVNRPDPAPTAIVLNSIVQLKNAIERIREIPEVDVYFDNDGPGRNCTQMLIDAVPQAKDRSGVYGSHKDYNDMLRAVLNEQEVQLQRAWQKR; encoded by the coding sequence ATGCAGGTATCCATGATACCCGTTTATGAACCTGTCAAATACCCTACAGAACAAGAGCAGAAAGGATACGCCTTTGAACTCGTACGAACACAGCCAATCGGCAGAAACTTTGTACTGACAAAATACCTTGAAGGACGAGGGATATTGGACATTGCACATGGATACATGCAAGAGATCTATTACAGAAACCGTCTTGATATCGAAAATAAAAGTATATTCTATGCCATCGGATGGAAGAACGACCAATCGGGTTGGGAATTTACCAATGCCAAAGGCTTCAAGAGCAGTATCGGCAAAAAAGGAATTTCCGTGATACCCGGTAAGCCTGGACATGCCGTTCTCTTTGAGGGATATATGGACTGCCTAAGTTGGCTCAAAGTGAACCGCCCGGATCCTGCCCCTACAGCCATTGTACTGAACTCCATTGTCCAGTTAAAGAATGCCATCGAGCGGATCAGGGAAATTCCCGAGGTGGACGTGTATTTCGACAACGACGGTCCCGGGCGCAACTGTACCCAAATGCTGATCGATGCCGTACCACAGGCTAAAGACCGTTCGGGTGTTTATGGGTCGCACAAGGATTACAACGATATGCTAAGGGCAGTCCTAAATGAGCAGGAAGTACAGCTTCAGAGAGCGTGGCAGAAGCGCTGA
- a CDS encoding relaxase/mobilization nuclease domain-containing protein, protein MRYNTDKVDKDKGELMKVSGFGALHALQNPSPKDYVNYLEAQSAASKRTKFPQLHAVISGKGRSHSKHELAAIADRWMDGMGYGEQPYLLVFHKDTANNHIHIISTRVGRNGKKINDNFEIIRAHEVLNRILGTDVKQQTEKDIGKVLTYGFSMREQFMMVLGSLGYSLKLCDKEYQIFRYGKRQGTVSLEQVDAKIATFSKDISRLGQLRAVFAKYQDQYDPAVVHTPAPLPGNRPSAPSGYTSAMAQMLSAKIGVQVIFHGKDGKPPYGYTIIDHSRKMVYKGKDLMPLAEFITPSEDRHKISPKADITKPTLKGRVSRPEETVTENGYVQSAKDDFAEPNEKERKSVSEETTIVADHVQGTADQWIPNIQIDISDDIDDEAIHGRNRRRKRKARTNTR, encoded by the coding sequence GTGCGTTACAACACGGACAAAGTTGACAAGGATAAAGGGGAACTGATGAAAGTATCGGGTTTCGGTGCCCTGCACGCCCTGCAAAATCCCAGCCCAAAGGATTACGTCAATTATCTGGAGGCCCAATCCGCTGCCAGCAAACGGACGAAGTTTCCGCAGCTGCACGCAGTCATTTCCGGCAAAGGTCGCTCGCATAGTAAGCATGAGCTTGCTGCCATTGCCGACCGATGGATGGACGGTATGGGTTATGGCGAACAGCCTTATCTCTTGGTATTCCATAAGGACACAGCAAACAACCATATACATATCATTTCCACGCGGGTAGGCCGCAACGGCAAAAAGATAAACGACAACTTCGAGATAATCCGTGCCCACGAAGTGCTCAACCGTATCCTTGGCACGGACGTCAAACAACAGACAGAGAAGGATATCGGAAAAGTCCTGACCTATGGTTTCTCCATGCGGGAGCAATTCATGATGGTACTTGGGTCACTGGGCTATTCCCTCAAGCTATGTGATAAGGAATATCAGATCTTCCGTTACGGCAAAAGGCAAGGCACGGTGTCATTGGAACAGGTGGACGCCAAGATCGCAACTTTCAGCAAAGACATCAGTCGGCTTGGGCAGCTCCGGGCAGTCTTTGCTAAATATCAAGACCAATACGATCCGGCGGTGGTTCATACTCCGGCTCCACTTCCCGGCAACAGGCCGTCCGCTCCATCCGGCTATACATCAGCAATGGCGCAAATGCTATCGGCCAAAATCGGGGTACAGGTCATATTCCACGGTAAGGACGGAAAACCGCCATACGGCTACACGATCATTGACCATTCGAGGAAAATGGTATATAAAGGCAAAGACCTCATGCCATTGGCAGAATTTATCACACCATCGGAAGACAGACACAAAATATCGCCTAAAGCGGATATAACGAAACCTACTTTAAAGGGGCGTGTATCCCGGCCGGAAGAAACAGTCACCGAGAACGGTTATGTGCAATCAGCCAAAGACGACTTCGCAGAGCCGAACGAAAAAGAACGGAAATCGGTATCCGAAGAAACCACCATAGTTGCCGATCATGTACAGGGAACAGCCGATCAATGGATACCGAATATCCAGATCGATATTTCCGACGACATCGACGACGAGGCGATCCACGGGCGCAACCGGAGGCGTAAGCGCAAGGCCCGCACAAATACCCGTTGA
- a CDS encoding ParA family protein — protein MLILIGNQKGGAGKSTLTLLLANYLAQQQERRVTILDMDYQQSLSAKAEKAKILENEPLYEIVPADLGHFPAMQRKLEKSRNEIVLVDLPGKMDDDGLIPIFAAADAVLCPFAFDEFSVDSTLLFAMVIGKINSRAPLVFRT, from the coding sequence ATGCTCATACTCATTGGAAACCAAAAAGGCGGGGCGGGAAAAAGTACGCTCACCCTGCTGCTCGCCAATTACCTGGCCCAGCAACAGGAACGGCGGGTTACGATACTTGACATGGATTACCAGCAATCACTTTCCGCCAAAGCCGAGAAAGCAAAGATTTTGGAAAATGAACCACTGTACGAAATCGTACCTGCCGATCTTGGCCATTTTCCTGCAATGCAACGGAAACTGGAAAAATCACGGAACGAAATCGTACTCGTAGACCTGCCGGGCAAGATGGACGACGACGGGTTGATACCCATATTCGCCGCCGCCGATGCGGTACTCTGTCCGTTTGCCTTTGACGAATTTTCCGTGGATTCGACATTGCTGTTTGCAATGGTCATCGGCAAGATCAACAGTCGGGCTCCCTTGGTTTTTCGTACCTAA
- a CDS encoding DUF4134 domain-containing protein yields MAVFLTAIFFDLYATAQPGLAEFREVRREVNTWYYNFSDLAFVIGAVCGLLGGLRVYSNWQSGKHHIDAQVMGWFFSCLFLSLVGAALKALFGVN; encoded by the coding sequence GTGGCAGTATTCCTCACTGCCATTTTTTTTGACCTGTACGCAACCGCCCAGCCCGGCCTTGCGGAATTTAGGGAAGTGCGCAGGGAAGTCAATACGTGGTACTACAACTTCTCTGACCTTGCCTTTGTCATCGGTGCCGTGTGCGGACTGCTCGGCGGTTTGCGGGTGTACAGCAACTGGCAGTCCGGCAAGCACCACATCGATGCGCAGGTCATGGGATGGTTCTTTTCCTGCCTGTTCCTGTCGCTCGTCGGCGCCGCACTAAAGGCCCTTTTCGGGGTAAACTGA
- a CDS encoding DUF4134 domain-containing protein encodes MTVNTKKLFAMAALCLSAAQSTFAQGGTVGIDAATSSLTSYVDPISTLILAIGAVVGLIGGIRVYIKWNSGDQDINKELMSWGGSCLFLVLVSVVIKAFFGV; translated from the coding sequence ATGACAGTAAACACTAAAAAACTGTTTGCAATGGCCGCGCTTTGCCTTTCCGCGGCCCAATCAACATTCGCACAAGGTGGTACCGTGGGTATCGATGCCGCCACATCATCGCTCACCAGCTATGTAGACCCCATTTCGACGCTCATTTTGGCGATCGGCGCGGTCGTCGGCCTGATCGGGGGAATACGGGTGTACATCAAGTGGAACAGCGGAGATCAGGACATCAATAAGGAACTGATGTCATGGGGAGGTTCCTGCCTGTTCTTGGTACTCGTGTCGGTGGTCATCAAAGCGTTTTTCGGCGTATGA
- a CDS encoding DUF4133 domain-containing protein, translating to MTQERYPIYKGLQKPLIYRGFKGKFIYWGIGSLIGGLAIGGLIGALTNLILGGFATLALMGAGLAYTFMKQGNGLHDKTRHRGVFIHTAKLSISYENREKDSL from the coding sequence ATGACACAAGAGCGTTATCCGATCTATAAGGGGCTGCAAAAGCCCCTTATTTACCGCGGTTTCAAGGGTAAGTTTATCTATTGGGGCATAGGCTCCCTTATCGGCGGCCTGGCCATCGGTGGGCTTATCGGCGCACTGACCAACCTGATCCTGGGCGGCTTTGCCACCCTTGCCCTGATGGGTGCAGGACTTGCCTATACATTCATGAAACAGGGTAACGGTCTCCATGACAAAACCCGCCACCGAGGCGTATTTATCCATACCGCAAAATTATCGATCAGCTATGAGAACAGAGAGAAAGACAGCCTTTGA
- the traM gene encoding conjugative transposon protein TraM encodes MKINFRQPRYVLPIIVLPFLCLFFYVYQTGFAKDEVPHQEGDPLQGQIAEVSEDVKKRALSDKLAAYREQYRHGDGYTAIGQLQEERAEQFRFDEMYNEEEKRRLDSIERAIKNQRPVFTTRDSENNDQDRALQQALSSLQRKREPTRAMPDKADPMELFRKQMAYADSMARANDPDEQAARMERERMEEAKRELENQPRLSVSKYGTGQGTFNTVRPENDNTFIQAIVDENMTGYADSRLRIRLMDDLLVGPHVVKKGTHVFAKISGFSGQRVLLTITSIMYGNNILPVRLEIYDNDGSPGLYVPASAFREFSRELGGNTTQGVNLQQQAENNSQLVMSAIQRMFQSTTTAVSKHIRKNRAKLKYNTMVYLIDPPSSPPKPTKL; translated from the coding sequence ATGAAAATCAATTTCAGACAACCGCGCTATGTGCTGCCAATCATAGTGCTGCCTTTTCTATGCCTGTTCTTTTACGTGTACCAGACAGGCTTTGCGAAGGATGAAGTACCACACCAAGAGGGCGATCCCCTGCAGGGACAGATTGCCGAAGTATCGGAAGATGTGAAAAAACGTGCGCTTTCGGACAAACTTGCCGCCTATCGTGAACAGTACCGCCATGGTGATGGCTATACAGCAATAGGCCAGCTACAGGAAGAAAGAGCCGAACAGTTTCGTTTTGATGAAATGTATAACGAGGAAGAAAAGCGCAGGCTTGATTCCATCGAACGGGCAATCAAAAATCAGCGACCTGTTTTCACTACTAGAGATTCGGAAAACAATGATCAAGATCGAGCGTTACAACAGGCTCTTTCCTCATTACAGCGAAAACGTGAACCGACGAGAGCCATGCCCGATAAGGCCGATCCGATGGAACTTTTCCGCAAACAGATGGCCTATGCGGACAGCATGGCAAGGGCAAACGATCCCGACGAACAGGCAGCCCGCATGGAACGTGAACGTATGGAAGAAGCAAAAAGGGAACTCGAAAACCAGCCCCGTCTGTCCGTCTCCAAATACGGTACAGGCCAGGGAACGTTCAACACCGTCCGCCCCGAAAATGACAATACTTTCATTCAGGCTATTGTCGATGAAAACATGACAGGGTATGCCGATTCGCGTTTGCGCATTCGGCTCATGGATGACCTATTGGTCGGCCCGCACGTGGTCAAGAAAGGTACCCACGTATTTGCAAAAATTTCCGGTTTTTCAGGGCAACGGGTACTGCTCACCATCACTTCCATTATGTACGGCAACAACATATTGCCTGTCCGACTGGAAATCTATGATAATGACGGTTCACCCGGACTGTACGTGCCCGCTTCGGCATTCAGGGAGTTTAGCCGGGAGCTCGGCGGTAACACCACGCAGGGAGTTAACCTGCAACAACAAGCGGAAAACAACAGCCAATTGGTCATGAGCGCCATCCAGCGGATGTTCCAATCCACAACGACCGCCGTATCAAAGCATATACGGAAGAACAGGGCGAAACTGAAATACAACACGATGGTCTACCTCATCGATCCTCCAAGCTCTCCGCCAAAACCAACAAAATTATAA
- a CDS encoding DUF4138 domain-containing protein yields MEISEIGLSRSQMKNLAFGLLTKGVHHPVRSTQENGVGIVLNGISTLGDYIFLDISFTNTSNVSYNVDELRFFIEDKKITKATNVQTVEINPLWQYQTLKEFEKRHRNVFVLKKATFPGSKVLKVSLTEKQISGRTVNLKIKYGDILKADTF; encoded by the coding sequence TTGGAAATTTCGGAAATCGGATTGAGCCGTAGCCAGATGAAAAACCTCGCATTCGGTCTGCTTACAAAAGGTGTTCATCATCCTGTAAGAAGCACACAGGAAAACGGTGTGGGTATTGTACTTAATGGTATCAGCACATTGGGTGATTACATCTTCCTGGATATTTCATTTACAAACACATCAAATGTTTCCTACAATGTGGACGAACTCCGTTTTTTCATCGAGGACAAGAAGATCACCAAAGCAACGAACGTGCAGACCGTGGAAATCAACCCCCTTTGGCAATACCAAACTTTAAAGGAGTTTGAGAAAAGACACCGCAATGTGTTCGTACTGAAAAAGGCCACCTTTCCCGGCAGTAAGGTACTTAAGGTAAGTCTTACCGAAAAACAGATTTCAGGCCGTACTGTCAACCTAAAAATAAAGTACGGAGATATTCTGAAAGCCGACACTTTTTAA
- a CDS encoding TraM recognition domain-containing protein — translation MLANDPSTQSINSACLSVVLNRVTKLINTKGNLPIGLVVDEAPSLYIHRVDLLVAQSRSNFSGVVLGLQELPMLRQQYGKETAETITSIMGNVLSGAVRSKETLEWLERLFGKVKQTGESLSIDRTKTSLSLNEKLEPLIPAGKIASLKAGEIVGIVARDTMETYTGKYETTAVNCRVNLDMEAIKKEEASYRELPTYYDFGGRKEEILLDNFFRINREVEEIVEQFIPVQDNMQFPTPSEITEYNKRK, via the coding sequence GTGCTTGCCAATGATCCCAGCACGCAGAGCATCAACTCCGCCTGCCTGTCGGTAGTACTTAATCGGGTTACGAAACTTATCAATACGAAAGGCAATTTACCCATCGGTTTAGTGGTGGATGAGGCTCCAAGCCTCTATATTCACCGTGTTGACCTATTGGTGGCACAGAGCAGATCCAATTTTTCTGGGGTGGTTTTGGGGCTTCAGGAGTTGCCTATGTTACGTCAACAATACGGCAAGGAAACGGCCGAAACCATCACGTCCATCATGGGGAATGTACTGTCCGGTGCGGTCAGGAGCAAAGAAACTTTGGAGTGGCTGGAACGTCTGTTTGGCAAGGTCAAGCAAACGGGTGAAAGCCTAAGCATCGACCGTACGAAAACCTCGCTATCCCTGAATGAAAAACTTGAACCGCTGATACCCGCCGGAAAGATAGCATCATTAAAAGCGGGTGAAATTGTCGGCATCGTTGCCCGTGATACGATGGAAACTTATACGGGCAAATACGAGACCACGGCGGTCAATTGCCGCGTCAATCTGGACATGGAAGCCATCAAAAAGGAAGAAGCAAGTTATCGGGAACTACCTACCTATTACGACTTCGGTGGTCGGAAAGAAGAAATCCTACTGGACAATTTTTTCCGTATCAACAGGGAGGTTGAAGAAATTGTCGAACAGTTTATTCCCGTTCAGGACAACATGCAATTCCCCACACCAAGTGAAATAACGGAGTACAACAAAAGAAAATAG
- a CDS encoding M23 family metallopeptidase, with translation MKKPERSAYLRNRLVVPSLFLGWLMFVPFMLCGQAIDYSPPLEKLKITSPFGYRIHPISGKASHHNGVDFAARSDPVFNVLDGRVKETGKHKLLGKYIRIAHGEVETIYGHLSHILVATRDTVITGQPIAITGSTGRATGEHLHFSVKFNGKFLDPLKFLRRLKEQSDQSLNIE, from the coding sequence ATGAAGAAACCCGAACGTTCCGCATATCTGCGGAACAGACTTGTCGTCCCAAGCCTTTTTTTGGGGTGGTTGATGTTCGTTCCGTTTATGCTTTGTGGACAGGCTATCGACTACAGTCCACCGTTGGAGAAATTAAAGATTACCTCGCCATTCGGATACCGTATCCACCCGATCAGTGGTAAGGCTTCACACCATAACGGTGTTGACTTTGCCGCCCGTTCCGATCCCGTTTTCAATGTACTTGACGGCCGGGTTAAAGAAACCGGAAAGCATAAGTTGCTCGGCAAGTACATACGCATAGCACACGGCGAAGTAGAAACCATTTACGGACACCTTTCCCATATACTCGTTGCAACGCGTGATACAGTTATAACTGGACAGCCTATCGCCATCACTGGAAGCACGGGCAGGGCAACGGGAGAACACCTGCATTTTTCGGTGAAATTCAATGGTAAATTCCTTGACCCCTTGAAATTCCTGCGCAGGTTAAAAGAACAATCAGATCAATCCTTAAACATCGAATAA
- a CDS encoding ArdC-like ssDNA-binding domain-containing protein: MSIKNSKSLHEIVAENIIKKLEQGTAPWQKPWNSNIPAFELPYNAITGNRYKGINSLSLLSSDREDPRWMTFNQASTNGWKVRKGEKASMIQFVKTHELVTKRDEQGKPILDEKGKPVKAKVGLNRAIITSAWVFNAQQIDGIEPLVKPDVKQFQWDSIQRAENIIQASERT; the protein is encoded by the coding sequence ATGAGCATTAAAAATTCAAAATCCCTGCATGAAATAGTTGCGGAGAACATCATCAAGAAACTTGAACAGGGTACAGCGCCGTGGCAAAAGCCGTGGAACAGCAACATTCCAGCATTTGAACTGCCCTATAATGCGATTACGGGCAACCGTTACAAAGGTATCAACAGCCTGTCGCTGTTATCGTCAGACCGTGAAGACCCGCGTTGGATGACGTTCAATCAGGCTTCGACAAACGGTTGGAAAGTACGAAAAGGAGAAAAAGCATCCATGATCCAATTTGTCAAGACCCATGAACTTGTTACCAAAAGAGACGAGCAGGGCAAGCCGATTTTGGATGAAAAGGGCAAGCCTGTAAAAGCCAAAGTAGGTCTGAACCGGGCAATCATTACCAGCGCATGGGTTTTCAATGCGCAGCAGATCGATGGCATCGAACCTTTGGTAAAACCCGACGTAAAGCAATTCCAATGGGACTCTATCCAACGGGCAGAAAATATCATTCAGGCTTCGGAGCGGACATAA